One genomic window of bacterium includes the following:
- the ilvN gene encoding acetolactate synthase small subunit, translating to MEAGGQNRELPRPYLVSILVNNRPGVLARVAALFSARGYNIEGLTAAHAEGPDRSRIACVTMGDVHTMERIVKQLRNLVEVIGVSHGPLEGSKLLGREMILVRVGARSLSREILKVVRKFNARVLAKDPGRIILEATGDSSRLECFLQELEPYKVQEVARSGPVVMRGHSRRPRNGSKAKGGIDRENSS from the coding sequence ATGGAAGCAGGCGGGCAAAACAGAGAGCTCCCAAGACCTTATTTGGTCTCCATACTGGTGAACAACAGACCTGGTGTCCTGGCCAGAGTGGCAGCCCTTTTCAGTGCAAGGGGATACAACATAGAAGGCCTTACAGCAGCCCACGCAGAGGGCCCGGACCGATCCAGGATAGCCTGTGTGACCATGGGGGACGTTCACACAATGGAACGCATAGTGAAACAACTTAGAAATCTGGTGGAAGTCATAGGAGTCTCCCACGGTCCCTTGGAGGGCTCCAAGCTGTTGGGCAGGGAGATGATCCTGGTGAGAGTGGGTGCCCGAAGTCTGTCCAGGGAAATCTTAAAAGTGGTCAGGAAATTCAATGCCCGTGTGTTAGCCAAAGATCCTGGCCGTATCATCTTGGAGGCCACGGGAGACAGTTCCAGACTTGAATGTTTTCTTCAGGAGCTTGAGCCTTACAAGGTTCAAGAAGTGGCACGAAGCGGGCCTGTGGTCATGCGTGGGCATTCACGACGGCCAAGAAATGGCTCCAAGGCCAAGGGAGGCATTGACCGGGAAAACTCCTCTTGA
- the ilvC gene encoding ketol-acid reductoisomerase yields the protein MARIDFGGVMEEVVNLKEFPLSRARSVLKDEVVAVLGYGVQGQGQSLNMKDNGIKVVVGQRPSTPSWDKAIEDGWVPGQNLFPLEEAASKGTIIQFLLSDAGQMLFWPRLKPHLSAGKALYFSHGFAVTFRDQTGVVPPGDVDVILVAPKGSGLSLRRNFLEGSGVNSSFAIFQDATGRARERVLALGIAIGSGYLFPTTFEKEVYSDLTGERGVLMGALAGIMEAQYNELRRQGHSPSEAFNETVEELTQSLIKLVAEKGMDWMYANCSATAQRGALDWKDRFRDAVAPVFQELYKRVKDGTEARIVLEKNSSPDYRKQLDEELSRMANSEMWKAGKTVRELRPENWERQEARGEIRAGA from the coding sequence ATGGCAAGGATCGATTTCGGGGGTGTAATGGAAGAAGTGGTGAACCTCAAGGAATTCCCTTTATCCAGGGCCAGGTCTGTTCTCAAAGACGAGGTGGTGGCTGTGTTGGGCTATGGTGTACAGGGACAGGGACAGAGCCTGAACATGAAAGACAATGGAATAAAGGTTGTGGTGGGCCAGAGGCCTTCCACTCCTTCCTGGGACAAGGCCATTGAGGATGGATGGGTCCCAGGCCAGAATCTGTTCCCATTGGAAGAGGCTGCAAGCAAAGGGACCATAATTCAGTTCTTGCTCTCGGATGCAGGACAGATGCTCTTCTGGCCCAGACTGAAGCCTCATCTGAGTGCTGGTAAGGCTCTCTATTTTTCCCACGGCTTTGCAGTCACTTTCAGGGACCAAACCGGTGTGGTACCTCCTGGAGATGTGGATGTGATCCTGGTGGCCCCCAAAGGCTCGGGGCTTTCACTGAGACGTAATTTTCTCGAGGGAAGCGGTGTCAACAGCAGCTTTGCCATCTTCCAGGATGCCACTGGCAGGGCCAGGGAAAGGGTCTTGGCTCTGGGTATCGCCATTGGATCAGGTTATCTTTTCCCCACCACCTTCGAAAAAGAGGTTTACAGTGACCTGACAGGCGAGAGGGGAGTCTTGATGGGGGCGCTGGCCGGGATCATGGAGGCCCAGTACAACGAGCTTCGCCGTCAGGGGCACAGCCCCAGCGAGGCCTTCAACGAAACAGTGGAAGAGCTTACTCAGAGCCTGATAAAGCTGGTGGCCGAAAAAGGCATGGACTGGATGTACGCCAATTGCAGCGCCACGGCCCAAAGGGGAGCTTTGGACTGGAAGGACAGGTTCCGTGACGCCGTAGCACCTGTGTTCCAAGAACTCTATAAAAGGGTCAAGGACGGCACAGAGGCCAGGATAGTGCTGGAGAAAAACAGCAGTCCGGATTATAGAAAACAACTGGATGAGGAGCTCTCCCGGATGGCAAACTCCGAGATGTGGAAAGCAGGAAAGACTGTCAGGGAACTCAGGCCCGAGAACTGGGAAAGGCAGGAGGCCCGGGGAGAAATCCGGGCTGGTGCTTGA